In Vagococcus luciliae, one genomic interval encodes:
- a CDS encoding magnesium transporter CorA family protein, with amino-acid sequence MLVEHQINSRFEWIETHHLSSSEKNILREQYHLPEETLEYVMDIYERSNYITDTVNDLELIVIHVPTKQPKEIRYVSRPVSFLVKGNKLFSFNEGESIVSYDGVKNTINQDINSTPMIFLFELIRELIDRYLPILREISKERHQMDDLLTEKVKNKDLVRLSYLQQTLTFLLSASENNLEILEQIKRSRLGQRFDEQTLERLDDALIEANQVAHMTELESDIVDRIARIFDSIMNNNLNDTMKFLTVWSLALAIPTLITGFYGMNIDLPRFPSDYEWIYVVILSIILIMWLIMFINHKRK; translated from the coding sequence ATGTTGGTTGAACATCAAATAAATTCAAGGTTTGAATGGATTGAGACACATCATTTGTCATCAAGTGAAAAAAACATATTGAGAGAACAGTATCATCTACCAGAAGAAACGCTAGAATATGTAATGGATATCTACGAAAGAAGTAACTATATTACCGATACAGTTAATGATTTGGAATTAATCGTTATTCATGTTCCAACAAAACAACCAAAAGAGATTCGTTATGTATCTCGCCCAGTTAGTTTTTTAGTAAAGGGAAATAAGTTATTTTCTTTTAATGAGGGTGAGAGCATAGTAAGTTATGATGGGGTTAAAAATACGATTAACCAAGATATTAATTCAACACCAATGATATTTCTTTTCGAATTAATTCGAGAATTGATAGATCGATATTTGCCAATTTTAAGAGAAATATCAAAAGAGCGTCACCAAATGGATGATTTGTTGACTGAAAAGGTAAAAAATAAAGATTTAGTCCGTTTATCCTATTTACAACAAACATTAACATTTTTACTTAGTGCTTCAGAAAATAATTTAGAAATACTTGAACAAATAAAGCGTTCTAGATTGGGACAACGTTTTGACGAGCAAACCTTGGAACGTTTAGACGATGCGCTTATTGAAGCAAATCAAGTAGCCCATATGACAGAATTAGAATCAGATATTGTGGATCGTATTGCTCGTATTTTTGATAGTATTATGAATAATAATTTAAATGATACTATGAAATTTTTAACTGTTTGGTCTTTAGCGTTAGCTATTCCGACATTAATTACAGGTTTTTATGGAATGAACATTGACTTGCCACGTTTTCCTTCTGATTATGAATGGATATATGTGGTGATACTTTCTATTATTTTAATTATGTGGTTAATTATGTTTATTAATCATAAAAGAAAATAA
- a CDS encoding transposase, with protein MNAAYFQLTKKVFPTADVIIDRFHVIKHLNTAFNESRVREMKVLICQKKKSEVNKLKTNWKFLLINQLTISISEFKTWRSFPSPKYPLLTELMMIDRLLSFSPNLKKACDSFQLLTYHFRNKDADSFFELLKNLPNSLDRLFKGKLENLLAYETGIRNVLLYDFSNGKIEAKNTHIKTLKRVSYGFKSFSNMRIRIFLINGLIKIK; from the coding sequence ATGAACGCTGCCTATTTTCAATTAACTAAAAAAGTGTTTCCTACTGCTGATGTTATCATTGATCGATTCCATGTTATAAAGCATCTAAACACTGCTTTTAATGAATCTAGAGTACGAGAAATGAAGGTATTGATTTGCCAAAAGAAAAAATCAGAGGTTAATAAACTAAAAACAAATTGGAAATTTCTTTTAATAAATCAACTAACTATTTCTATTTCTGAATTCAAAACATGGAGAAGTTTTCCTTCTCCTAAATATCCACTTTTAACAGAATTAATGATGATTGATCGACTACTTTCATTCTCTCCAAATCTAAAAAAAGCCTGCGATAGCTTCCAATTACTAACGTATCATTTTAGAAATAAAGATGCTGATTCATTTTTTGAACTGTTGAAAAACTTACCTAATAGCTTAGATAGGCTATTTAAAGGTAAATTAGAAAACTTACTTGCATATGAAACTGGTATTCGCAATGTCCTTCTTTATGATTTTTCCAATGGAAAAATTGAAGCTAAGAATACTCATATAAAAACCCTTAAAAGAGTATCGTACGGATTCAAATCATTCAGCAACATGAGAATAAGAATTTTCTTGATAAACGGTCTTATAAAAATTAAATAA
- a CDS encoding Ig-like domain-containing protein, whose protein sequence is MNHKEGYKKRYKMYKSGKFWVVAGLFFLGSVVISDVHVYAQESEITTAEVVTEVMEIGDPVTEEATSAKEQSSVLTFGKQVSTVQKVAPLTNVEEEHKNEVNENVESVEAEDFILVVNPIKDTDTVITGIANKNALVTVMDEQGNILCEGRADEEGNFLMSMNSLSKHFQIKVKSNSNGNESIQDVVVNKVEEVTATEKRIVKQSRSESYKENITSKNKLNPNLFGSRV, encoded by the coding sequence TTGAATCACAAAGAGGGTTATAAAAAAAGGTACAAAATGTACAAATCAGGAAAATTTTGGGTAGTTGCAGGTCTTTTCTTTTTAGGTAGTGTAGTAATCAGTGATGTACATGTATATGCACAAGAATCAGAAATAACAACAGCGGAAGTAGTTACGGAAGTGATGGAAATTGGAGACCCTGTCACTGAAGAAGCGACATCAGCTAAAGAGCAATCTAGTGTATTAACTTTTGGAAAACAGGTTAGTACAGTTCAAAAAGTAGCACCTTTAACTAATGTTGAAGAGGAACACAAAAATGAAGTCAATGAGAATGTAGAATCAGTAGAGGCAGAGGATTTTATTTTAGTAGTAAATCCAATCAAAGATACTGATACAGTGATTACTGGAATTGCGAATAAAAATGCTTTAGTAACTGTAATGGATGAACAAGGAAATATTTTATGTGAAGGACGAGCGGATGAAGAAGGTAATTTCTTAATGTCTATGAATAGTTTATCCAAGCATTTTCAAATTAAAGTTAAATCCAACTCTAATGGTAACGAATCAATACAAGATGTCGTAGTAAATAAGGTTGAGGAAGTTACTGCTACAGAAAAAAGAATTGTCAAACAATCTAGAAGTGAGTCTTATAAAGAAAATATTACCTCTAAAAATAAATTGAATCCTAATCTTTTTGGAAGTAGAGTGTGA
- a CDS encoding Ig-like domain-containing protein — MLPNTDFETLENWIHRNRNGSGPYSDVRKFKEADQDGFYRGIDEKNKEMNVGYRPNKDGSISIKHYNTSNIYTYSLMSLSSPLVEGNRYKMIFSTNYPTSNKNVKVKFRIAEESKVLDTKYGGFKIKVDGKGVSYTDDWITPKNGLHELEFTSKTNESVYIEIRTNAASSGTIDFSNISFVDITPPGNPILNPIEVNDTKITGKVSQSDMEQGGRTVLAGDIVNILKIESDGTETLLGTTTVNENSEWSYSLENPAKSNQVYKVYITNPNSKIDSESVTKQVPFSADSHKPELNQPTEGDESITGKGQPGDKIVITDKDGNVIGEGNVGEDGKFEITPTRPLVPGETITATPNTDGKEGTPSDTTVAEKPFDKDSHKPELNQPTEGDQVVTGTGTPGDDIKLTDKDGNVIGEGNVGEDGKFEITPTRPLVPGETITATPNTDGKEGTPSDTTVAEKPFDQDAHKSEVNQPTEGDESITGKGQPGDKIVITDKDGNVIGEGEVGEDGNFNIKPERPLVPGETITATPNTDGKEGTPSDTTVAEKPFDQDAHKPEVNQPTEGDESITGKGQPGDKIVITDKDGNVIGEGEVGEDGNFNIKPERPLVPGETITATPSTDGKEGTPSDTRVAEKPFDQDAHKPEINQPTEGDESITGKGQPGDKIVITDKDGNVIGEGEVGEDGKFEITPTRPLVPNEVITATPSTDGKEGTPSDTRVAEKPFDQDAHKPEVNQPTEGDESITGKGQPGDKIVITDKDGNVIGEGTVDKDGNFNIKPERPLVPNEVITATPSTDGKEGTPSDTRVAEKPFDQDAHKPEVNQPTEGDESITGKGQPGDKIVITDKDGNVIGEGEVGEDGNFNIKPERPLVPNEVITATPSTDGKEGTPSDTRVAEKPFDQDAHKPEVNQPTEGDESITGKGQPGDKIVITDKDGNVIGEGEVGEDGNFNIKPERPLVPNEVITATPSTDGKEGTPSDTTVAEKPFDQDAHKPEVNQPTEGDESITGKGQPGDKIVITDKDGNVIGEGEVGEDGNFNIKPERPLVPNEVITATPSTDGKEGTPSDTTVAEKPFDQDAHKPEVNQPTEGDESITGKGQPGDKIVITDKDGNVIGEGEVGEDGNFNIKPERPLVPNEVITATPSTDGKEGTPSDTTVAEKPFDQDAHKPEVNQPTEGDESITGKGQPGDKIVITDKDGNVIGEGEVGEDGNFNIKPERPLVPNEVITATPSTDGKEGTPSDTTVAEKPFDQDAHKPEVNQPTEGDESITGKGQPGDKIVITDKDGNVIGEGEVGEDGNFNIKPERPLVPNEVITATPSTDGKEGTPSDTTVAEKPFDQDAHKPEVNQPTEGDESITGKGQPGDKIVITDKDGNVIGEGEVGEDGKFEITPTRPLVPNEVITATPSTDGKEGTPSDTRVAEKPFDQDAHKPEVNQPTEGDESITGKGQPGDKIVITDKDGNVIGEGEVGEDGNFNIKPERPLVPNEVITATPSTDGKEGTPSDTTVAEKPFDQDAHKPEVNQPTEGDESITGKGQPGDKIVITDKDGNVIGEGEVGEDGNFNIKPERPLVPNEVITATPSTDGKEGTLSDTTVAEKPFDQDAHKPEVNQPTEGDESITGKGQPGDKIVITDKDGNVIGEGEVGEDGKFEITPTRPLVPNEVITATPSTDGKEGTPSDTTVAEKPFDQDAHKPEVNQPTEGDESITGKGQPGDKIVITDKDGNVIGEGEVGEDGKFEITPTRPLVPNEVITATPSTDGKEGTPSDTRVAEKPFDQDAHKPEVNQPTEGDESITGKGQPGDKIVITDKDGNVIGEGKVGEDGKFEITPTRPLVPGELLIVTPYTNGKGGTSTSTVVKKFDKVTPTQRGNGNSNINKDTFIRKDIIPSIKNTSKKQTLPQTGSGTSSGLMSLGTILSSLSGLFIFRRNRK, encoded by the coding sequence GTGCTACCTAATACCGATTTTGAAACGTTAGAAAATTGGATACACCGTAATCGAAATGGTTCGGGTCCTTACAGTGATGTTAGAAAATTTAAAGAAGCAGATCAAGATGGGTTTTATAGAGGAATTGATGAAAAAAATAAAGAAATGAATGTTGGTTATAGACCTAATAAGGATGGAAGTATTAGTATAAAGCATTATAATACGAGTAATATTTATACGTATAGTTTAATGTCTTTGAGTTCTCCTTTAGTAGAAGGAAACAGATATAAAATGATTTTTAGTACAAATTATCCTACTTCAAATAAAAATGTTAAAGTCAAATTTAGAATTGCAGAAGAAAGTAAAGTTTTAGATACCAAATATGGTGGTTTTAAGATAAAAGTAGATGGAAAAGGTGTATCATATACAGATGATTGGATTACGCCCAAAAATGGATTACATGAACTTGAATTTACTAGCAAAACTAATGAGAGTGTTTATATTGAAATTAGAACTAATGCTGCTTCAAGTGGTACAATAGACTTTTCAAATATAAGTTTTGTAGATATCACTCCACCAGGAAATCCTATTCTTAATCCTATAGAGGTTAATGATACAAAGATTACAGGAAAAGTATCTCAAAGTGATATGGAGCAAGGTGGGAGAACTGTTCTAGCGGGTGACATAGTAAATATTCTGAAAATAGAATCTGATGGCACAGAAACGCTTTTAGGAACAACTACAGTTAATGAAAATAGCGAGTGGAGTTATTCTCTAGAAAATCCAGCTAAATCTAATCAAGTATATAAAGTATATATTACTAATCCTAATTCTAAGATTGATAGTGAGAGTGTAACAAAACAAGTACCTTTTTCAGCGGACTCACACAAACCAGAGCTTAACCAACCTACTGAAGGTGACGAGTCAATCACAGGTAAAGGTCAACCAGGTGATAAGATTGTCATTACTGACAAAGATGGTAATGTGATCGGTGAAGGTAACGTGGGAGAAGACGGTAAGTTTGAAATTACTCCAACTCGCCCATTAGTACCAGGTGAGACAATCACAGCGACACCAAATACAGATGGCAAAGAAGGCACACCAAGTGACACAACAGTAGCTGAAAAACCATTTGACAAAGACTCACACAAACCAGAGCTTAACCAACCTACTGAAGGCGATCAAGTGGTAACCGGTACAGGGACACCAGGAGACGATATTAAGTTAACGGATAAAGATGGTAATGTGATCGGTGAAGGTAACGTGGGAGAAGACGGTAAGTTTGAAATTACCCCAACTCGCCCATTAGTACCAGGTGAGACAATCACAGCGACACCAAATACAGATGGCAAAGAAGGCACACCAAGTGACACAACAGTGGCTGAAAAACCATTTGACCAAGATGCACATAAATCAGAGGTTAACCAACCAACAGAAGGCGACGAGTCAATCACAGGTAAAGGTCAACCAGGTGACAAGATTGTCATCACAGATAAAGATGGTAACGTGATTGGTGAAGGAGAAGTGGGAGAAGATGGTAACTTCAATATCAAACCCGAACGTCCATTAGTACCAGGAGAAACAATCACAGCGACACCAAATACAGATGGCAAAGAAGGCACACCAAGTGACACAACAGTGGCTGAAAAACCATTTGACCAAGATGCACATAAACCAGAGGTTAACCAACCAACAGAAGGCGACGAGTCAATCACAGGTAAAGGTCAACCAGGTGACAAGATTGTCATCACAGACAAAGATGGTAACGTGATTGGTGAAGGAGAAGTGGGAGAAGATGGTAACTTCAATATCAAACCCGAACGTCCATTAGTACCAGGAGAAACAATCACTGCGACACCAAGTACAGATGGCAAAGAAGGCACACCAAGTGACACAAGAGTGGCTGAAAAACCATTTGACCAAGATGCACATAAACCAGAAATTAACCAACCAACAGAAGGCGACGAGTCAATCACAGGTAAAGGTCAACCAGGTGACAAGATTGTCATCACAGACAAAGATGGTAACGTGATTGGTGAAGGAGAAGTGGGAGAAGATGGTAAGTTTGAAATTACACCAACTCGCCCATTAGTACCAAACGAAGTAATCACTGCGACACCAAGTACAGATGGCAAAGAAGGCACACCAAGTGACACAAGAGTGGCTGAAAAACCATTTGACCAAGATGCACATAAACCAGAGGTTAACCAACCAACAGAAGGCGACGAGTCAATCACAGGTAAAGGTCAACCAGGTGACAAGATTGTCATCACAGACAAAGATGGTAACGTGATTGGTGAAGGAACAGTTGATAAAGATGGTAACTTCAATATCAAACCCGAACGTCCATTAGTACCAAACGAAGTAATCACTGCGACACCAAGTACAGATGGCAAAGAAGGCACACCAAGTGACACAAGAGTGGCTGAAAAACCATTTGACCAAGATGCACATAAACCAGAGGTTAACCAACCAACAGAAGGCGACGAGTCAATCACAGGTAAAGGTCAACCAGGTGACAAGATTGTCATCACAGACAAAGATGGTAACGTGATTGGTGAAGGAGAAGTGGGAGAAGATGGTAACTTCAATATCAAACCCGAACGTCCATTAGTACCAAACGAAGTAATCACTGCGACACCAAGTACAGATGGCAAAGAAGGCACACCAAGTGACACAAGAGTGGCTGAAAAACCATTTGACCAAGATGCACATAAACCAGAGGTTAACCAACCAACAGAAGGCGACGAGTCAATCACAGGTAAAGGTCAACCAGGTGACAAGATTGTCATCACAGACAAAGATGGTAACGTGATTGGTGAAGGAGAAGTGGGAGAAGATGGTAACTTCAATATCAAACCCGAACGTCCATTAGTACCAAACGAAGTAATCACTGCGACACCAAGTACAGATGGCAAAGAAGGCACACCAAGTGACACAACAGTGGCTGAAAAACCATTTGACCAAGATGCACATAAACCAGAGGTTAACCAACCAACAGAAGGCGACGAGTCAATCACAGGTAAAGGTCAACCAGGTGACAAGATTGTCATTACAGACAAAGATGGTAACGTGATTGGTGAAGGAGAAGTGGGAGAAGATGGTAACTTCAATATCAAACCCGAACGTCCATTAGTACCAAACGAAGTAATCACTGCGACACCAAGTACAGATGGCAAAGAAGGCACACCAAGTGACACAACAGTGGCTGAAAAACCATTTGATCAAGATGCACATAAACCAGAGGTTAACCAACCAACAGAAGGCGACGAGTCAATCACAGGTAAAGGTCAACCAGGTGACAAGATTGTCATCACAGACAAAGATGGTAACGTGATTGGTGAAGGAGAAGTGGGAGAAGATGGTAACTTCAATATCAAACCCGAACGTCCATTAGTACCAAACGAAGTAATCACTGCGACACCAAGTACAGATGGCAAAGAAGGCACACCAAGTGACACAACAGTGGCTGAAAAACCATTTGACCAAGATGCACATAAACCAGAGGTTAACCAACCAACAGAAGGCGACGAGTCAATCACAGGTAAAGGTCAACCAGGTGACAAGATTGTCATCACAGACAAAGATGGTAACGTGATTGGTGAAGGAGAAGTGGGAGAAGATGGTAACTTCAATATCAAACCCGAACGTCCATTAGTACCAAACGAAGTAATCACTGCGACACCAAGTACAGATGGCAAAGAAGGCACACCAAGTGACACAACAGTGGCTGAAAAACCATTTGACCAAGATGCACATAAACCAGAGGTTAACCAACCAACAGAAGGCGACGAGTCAATCACAGGTAAAGGTCAACCAGGTGACAAGATTGTCATTACAGACAAAGATGGTAACGTGATTGGTGAAGGAGAAGTGGGAGAAGATGGTAACTTCAATATCAAACCCGAACGTCCATTAGTACCAAACGAAGTAATCACTGCGACACCAAGTACAGATGGCAAAGAAGGCACACCAAGTGACACAACAGTGGCTGAAAAACCATTTGATCAAGATGCACATAAACCAGAGGTTAACCAACCAACAGAAGGCGACGAGTCAATCACAGGTAAAGGTCAACCAGGTGACAAGATTGTCATCACAGACAAAGATGGTAACGTGATTGGTGAAGGAGAAGTGGGAGAAGATGGTAAGTTTGAAATTACGCCAACTCGCCCATTAGTACCAAACGAAGTAATCACTGCGACACCAAGTACAGATGGCAAAGAAGGCACACCAAGTGACACAAGAGTGGCTGAAAAACCATTTGACCAAGATGCACATAAACCAGAGGTTAACCAACCAACAGAAGGCGACGAGTCAATCACAGGTAAAGGTCAACCAGGTGACAAGATTGTCATCACAGACAAAGATGGTAACGTGATTGGTGAAGGAGAAGTGGGAGAAGATGGTAACTTCAATATCAAACCCGAACGTCCATTAGTACCAAACGAAGTAATCACCGCGACACCAAGTACAGATGGCAAAGAAGGCACACCAAGTGACACAACAGTGGCTGAAAAACCATTTGACCAAGATGCACATAAACCAGAGGTTAACCAACCAACAGAAGGCGACGAGTCAATCACAGGTAAAGGTCAACCAGGTGACAAGATTGTCATTACAGACAAAGATGGTAACGTGATTGGTGAAGGAGAAGTGGGAGAAGATGGTAACTTCAATATCAAACCCGAACGTCCATTAGTACCAAACGAAGTAATCACTGCGACACCAAGTACAGATGGCAAAGAAGGCACACTAAGTGACACAACAGTGGCTGAAAAACCATTTGATCAAGATGCACATAAACCAGAGGTTAACCAACCAACAGAAGGCGACGAGTCAATCACAGGTAAAGGTCAACCAGGTGACAAGATTGTCATCACAGACAAAGATGGTAACGTGATTGGTGAAGGAGAAGTGGGAGAAGATGGTAAGTTTGAAATTACGCCAACTCGCCCATTAGTACCAAACGAAGTAATCACTGCGACACCAAGTACAGATGGCAAAGAAGGCACACCAAGTGACACAACAGTGGCTGAAAAACCATTTGATCAAGATGCACATAAACCAGAGGTTAACCAACCAACAGAAGGCGACGAGTCAATCACAGGTAAAGGTCAACCAGGTGACAAGATTGTCATCACAGACAAAGATGGTAACGTGATTGGTGAAGGAGAAGTGGGAGAAGATGGTAAGTTTGAAATTACACCAACTCGCCCATTAGTACCAAACGAAGTAATCACTGCGACACCAAGTACAGATGGCAAAGAAGGCACACCAAGTGACACAAGAGTGGCTGAAAAACCATTTGACCAAGATGCACATAAACCAGAGGTTAACCAACCAACAGAAGGCGACGAGTCAATCACAGGTAAAGGTCAACCAGGTGACAAGATTGTCATTACAGATAAAGATGGCAATGTGATTGGTGAAGGTAAAGTGGGAGAAGACGGAAAGTTTGAAATTACGCCAACTCGCCCATTAGTACCAGGTGAGCTGTTGATTGTTACACCATATACAAATGGTAAGGGTGGAACATCAACGAGTACAGTAGTGAAAAAATTCGATAAAGTTACACCAACTCAACGAGGAAATGGAAATAGTAATATAAATAAGGATACTTTTATTAGGAAAGATATTATACCAAGTATAAAGAATACGAGTAAGAAACAGACATTACCTCAGACAGGTAGTGGGACTTCTTCAGGCTTAATGTCATTAGGAACTATACTTTCAAGCTTATCTGGATTATTTATCTTCAGAAGAAATAGAAAATAA
- the rpsD gene encoding 30S ribosomal protein S4: MSRYTGPSWKLSRRLGVSLSGTGKELARRPYAPGQHGPNQRRNKSEYGMQLTEKQKLRHMYGLNERQFRNLFMRAGKIKEGKHGVNFMILLEQRLDNVVYRLGLATTRRQARQLVNHGHVLVDGKRVDIPSYEVSVGQVISIREKSKELTIVKDAVESTLGRPSFVSFDAEKLEGSITRLPERDELPQEVDESYVVEFYNKLL, from the coding sequence ATGTCTCGTTATACAGGACCAAGTTGGAAATTATCTCGTCGTTTAGGCGTATCTTTATCAGGAACTGGTAAAGAATTGGCTCGTCGTCCATATGCACCAGGACAACACGGACCAAACCAAAGAAGAAACAAATCAGAATATGGTATGCAATTAACTGAAAAACAAAAATTACGCCATATGTATGGTTTAAATGAACGTCAATTCCGTAACCTTTTCATGAGAGCTGGAAAAATCAAAGAAGGTAAACACGGTGTTAACTTCATGATCCTTTTAGAACAACGTTTAGATAACGTTGTATACCGTCTAGGTTTAGCTACAACTCGTCGTCAAGCACGTCAATTAGTTAACCACGGTCACGTTTTAGTAGATGGCAAACGTGTTGACATTCCTTCATACGAAGTGTCTGTTGGACAAGTTATTTCTATTCGTGAAAAATCTAAAGAATTAACAATCGTTAAAGATGCTGTTGAATCAACTTTAGGTCGCCCTTCATTTGTAAGCTTTGATGCTGAAAAATTAGAAGGAAGCATTACTCGTTTACCAGAACGTGATGAATTACCACAAGAAGTTGACGAATCTTACGTAGTTGAATTCTACAACAAATTACTATAA
- a CDS encoding formate/nitrite transporter family protein yields MAQQSELMTKLDASIEKKEELIQKHFGKYAMRSVLAALYLSLGSAIAIGLGLKFTDPAMGKVLYAMAFGLGLALIIFLNAELGTSNMMYMTVATYRKKLAPSRALKILLVCVLFNLIGAFVIAYLLSLTGAFRGLPSDNFLTHLVEGKFQKGIMQTLVEGIFANVIVNLAVLMSMKLKDDVGRLFGIILVIFIFTFLGFEHVIANFIYFPLAYFSSSGMIAGMTVGAVATNIIFTFIGNFIGGGLVIGLTYAWLNKDESVHYLD; encoded by the coding sequence ATGGCACAACAATCGGAATTAATGACAAAATTAGATGCATCCATCGAAAAAAAAGAGGAATTAATTCAAAAACATTTTGGAAAATATGCGATGCGTTCTGTATTAGCGGCGTTATATTTAAGTTTGGGATCGGCTATTGCAATAGGATTAGGATTAAAATTTACTGACCCTGCTATGGGGAAAGTTTTATATGCCATGGCATTTGGTTTGGGGTTAGCATTAATTATATTTTTAAACGCAGAGTTAGGAACATCAAACATGATGTATATGACTGTTGCAACCTATCGAAAAAAATTAGCGCCTAGTAGAGCATTGAAAATATTGCTCGTTTGTGTACTCTTTAATTTGATTGGTGCGTTTGTTATAGCATATCTATTATCTCTTACAGGAGCCTTTAGAGGACTTCCATCAGATAATTTTTTAACTCATTTAGTTGAAGGAAAATTCCAAAAAGGAATAATGCAGACATTAGTTGAAGGTATTTTTGCTAATGTTATTGTCAATTTAGCAGTTCTAATGTCAATGAAGTTAAAAGATGATGTGGGTAGATTGTTTGGTATTATCTTAGTTATTTTTATTTTTACCTTCTTAGGATTTGAACACGTTATCGCCAATTTCATTTATTTTCCATTAGCTTATTTTTCATCAAGTGGAATGATTGCTGGGATGACAGTTGGCGCGGTGGCAACCAATATTATCTTCACTTTTATTGGGAATTTTATTGGTGGAGGGTTAGTCATAGGATTAACTTATGCGTGGTTAAATAAAGATGAGAGCGTTCATTATTTAGATTAA
- the def gene encoding peptide deformylase, whose translation MITMDDIIREGHPTLREVAKEVDLPLSEEDIELGKRMQEFLKNSQDPELAEKYQLRGGVGLAAPQLNISKRIIAIEIPGQSEENPEPLLSTVMYNPKILSHSVQQAALEEGEGCLSVDRPVPGYVVRNARITVSYYDMTGEQHKIRLKNYMAIVVQHEIDHINGIMFYDHINEDHPNYAPEDVIFIQ comes from the coding sequence ATGATTACAATGGATGATATTATCCGTGAAGGGCATCCTACCCTTCGTGAAGTGGCTAAAGAGGTTGATTTACCTTTGTCTGAGGAGGATATCGAGTTAGGAAAACGTATGCAAGAATTTCTTAAAAATAGTCAAGATCCAGAACTTGCCGAAAAGTATCAACTACGTGGTGGTGTTGGTCTTGCTGCTCCTCAACTTAATATTTCAAAACGCATTATTGCGATAGAAATTCCTGGTCAATCAGAGGAAAATCCAGAACCACTATTAAGCACTGTCATGTATAATCCAAAAATCTTAAGTCATTCTGTCCAACAAGCTGCCCTTGAAGAAGGCGAAGGCTGTTTATCTGTTGATCGTCCTGTTCCAGGATATGTTGTCAGAAATGCTCGTATTACTGTGTCATATTACGATATGACTGGTGAACAACATAAAATTCGTTTGAAAAATTATATGGCGATTGTTGTGCAACATGAAATTGATCATATAAATGGTATTATGTTCTATGATCACATTAATGAAGATCATCCAAACTATGCACCTGAGGATGTTATCTTTATTCAATAA